A segment of the Lolium perenne isolate Kyuss_39 chromosome 3, Kyuss_2.0, whole genome shotgun sequence genome:
AATATCGCTCAATCGGATACATCCATCTGTACAAGACAGGTCCTCCCAATCGAGCTTCTTCAGCAAGATGAATTGGAAGATGCATCATGATATCAAAGAACGCTGGTGGAAATATCATCTCCAGCTGACAAAGAGTTTCTGGAATTTTTTTGCTCAACTTCACTAAATCttcttctttcaactccttggaacAAAGATCAGAAAAGAATTGACTCAACTCAAGCAATGGGATAACAACCTTTTCTGGCAGGAGGTTGCGCAATGCAATAGGAAGAAGTTTCTGGAATATGACATGGCAGTCATGAGTTTTGAGGCCAAACACCTTACACTTCTCTAGGTCCACACATCTCTTTATGTTTGATGCATAGCCATCGGGCATCTTCACGCTCTGCAAAAACCTGCATAACATTCTCTTCTCTTCCTTAGTCAAAGCATAGCAAGCTTTTGGTAGTTCATACTTATGTTTTCCAACCTCTGGATGTTGATCCTTTCTTATCTTCATGTCCTGCAAATCAAGACGAGCCTTTAAACTATCCTTGGATTTACCATCCATCTCAAGCAATGTCCCCAAAATGCTATCGCAAATGTTCTTCTCGATATGCATCACATCCAAGTTGTGCCTTACTAGCAATTCCTTCCAATAAGGGAGCTGGAAAAATATACTTTTCTTTCGCCAGTTATGCCAGCTATTATTATCATCTCTCTTTCTCTTATTTGTTCGCCCAAATGTTACTTGCTCAAAGCTTTGATGTTGTTGTACCACTTCAGCACCTGAAAGCGGCACTGGAGCATCTCTATGTTCTGTCTTGTTGTTGAACAAACTCTTGTTTCGACGCCACTTGTGGTTTCTAGGCAGAAAACGACGGTGTCCCATGTAGCAGTGTTTACGACCAAATTTCAGCCATAAATAATCTGTATATTTGTGGCAATAAGGgcatgctaacttgccttttgtgCTCCAACCACATAGCATTGCATAAGCTGGGAAGTCATTAATCGTCCATAGGAGACATGCATACATCTGGAAATCTTTCTTCTCCGCGGCATCATATGTATTAGCACCATTAACCCACAGATCCTTCAGTTCATCTATCAAAGGCTGCAAGTAAACATCGATGTTATTTCCTGCTGACTTTGGTCCTGGAATTATCATTGACATTATCCAATATGGTTGTTTCATGCACAACCATGGAGGCAAGTTATATGGGATAAGGATCACTGGCCATGTTGTGTGTGATATGCTCATCAGCCCAAACGGATTAAATCCATCAGAAGCAAGCCCAAGTCTAACATTGCGAGCATCTTTTGCGAATGTATCAGAATACAGATTATCAACATGCTTCCATGCCAAAGAATCTGCAGGATGCCTCATTGTCTTATCATCCACACGGTCCTTCTTATGCCATTGCATATATGATGATGTGGCTTCTGTCATAAATAGCCTTTGCAACCGTGGAGTAAGGGGAAaatatcgcagaactttctgaggcACCGGCTTCTTTTCTTTACTACTTGGTGGTGCCTCATTTGGGTCATTGCTAGGAGCAGTTTTCCATCTAGACGCATTGCAGATAGGACAGCTCTCCAATTGAGCATACTCTTTGCGGAATAGCACACAATCATTAACACATGCATCTATCTTCTGGTAGTCGAGCCCAAGATCTCGGATAACCTTCTGAACTTTTGCTAAAGTATTTGGAATGCAGTGGCCCTTTGGAAGCACCTCGGAGAATAACTGTAGTATTAAATCACATGCTCTATTGCTCAACCCACACAAGCACTTGATTTGGTACAGCTTCACAATGAACGACAGCTTTGTGACCTCCTTGCAGCCAGGGTACAACTCTTTTTCGGCATCCTTTAGTAAATTAAAGAAGGCCTTGGCAGCTGAATTTGGTTCCTGGTCGTGTTCACCCCTGCCCGAAGCATCTCCATGATTAGCATCAGCACCCTCCTCTTCATCAGTTGTGTTACTTCCTACGTTGCTTCCCCTTATAAGTGTATTGAGCATATCACGAACTGCAGAATCATCATTTCCCGCCTCTTCATTACCAGATCCTTGGGACATGCTTTCCTCATCAGATTCTTCACCATGGTATATCCAACTAGTATAAGTAGGATCCATCCCATGGTGTAGCAAGTCAAGGtgaacatccctcctttttttgGGACAGATGTTGACACATTTTCTACACGGGCATGGGACAGAAGTGTCCTCATCAGCACCGTCAAAAGCAAAATCTAGGAATTCCTTCATGCCAGCCTGCCACTCTACAGAACCCCTATCCCTATCCATCCAACTCGTATCTCTCGCCATCTAGCTTGATCTTTGAATGAACAAAATTAGCTACATGGCTTGAAAAGAATCAAACATATTATAGTACTTCAAAATCATTACTACGCATAAGAATATGTTACCGAACTGATAATTTTCCAAAATTTACAAAAACAAATTTATATAGCCAAGGAGTGATGTCGTATATTGGTCCAACTGCAATAATAACAAGCAAATCTGATATGTGGTTGAAGATTACCTAATTAGAAGATGTGCTGCTCAACTTTTGCATGTAAAGCAGTTTATTTTCTTCACACCGCCTCCCTGAACTTACTCCTACAGAACAGTATATCAAACATTTTATATTGCACAGAAGTATATGATACATTTCATGATACCACACTAATAGGTACGACATGCATTAAAACATAAAGCAGTTCCATATATCATGAGCAAGGGAATGGAGGATATACAAGAAACTGGATCATATTGATTGCAGGATAAATGTGATTATAAACTGGATCCTACACGAGTAAACACTACTTATAAGAAACTTTCCACACACAAAAAGCACACGTATGCTCCCAGCCATGTGCTGACGGCTTACACACGCCCTAACTAGATCATATTGAATGCAGGATTCAGTTTTGAGATTGATACAGACTGCATCCATGACAGAGGAAGAGGGCGCAGTCTGGCTTTGGCACAAGATCGTGCCCCCGATGTCTAGGAACAGTGACACACCGGACATGTCCTGTGCCGCCTTCTAGGAGCCACTGTGCATCTGTCGTGCGACTAGTACCACCGGAGAATAGGAGCAGCGAGAAgtcgcgccgccgccacgccggGGAGCTGCGCGAGCTCGCGCCTCCACCACGCAGGCGAGATTCAGAAGGAGGACCCTGGACGCCGCCGCCTCCAGACCAGTCAGagcggcgccgccgcgctccgggTGTCTCAGACGAGGGAGACGCGAGGGTATGTGCGGGAGGGGGAGGGGTAGGGAGAGGTGGCTGGATGGCCCGGCCGCCGTCAAAGGCCGGTCGGTGGTCGCTGGCGGCAATGGGAAAGAGGGATGCGGCGTGTGTTTTAGTGGGAAAAATACCTTCCGCCGCCGCTGCACTTAGAGTAAAGGCGGTCTGCAATGGAGTATTACCTCGATTTTACTTCGATTTTCCGCCCCGACGCCGTGACCGAGGAAGAACCAATCTAGATTAGTTTAAGAGGTCCTGTGTATTTCGTGGGCGTAGTGGTCTCG
Coding sequences within it:
- the LOC127321472 gene encoding uncharacterized protein, producing MARDTSWMDRDRGSVEWQAGMKEFLDFAFDGADEDTSVPCPCRKCVNICPKKRRDVHLDLLHHGMDPTYTSWIYHGEESDEESMSQGSGNEEAGNDDSAVRDMLNTLIRGSNVGSNTTDEEEGADANHGDASGRGEHDQEPNSAAKAFFNLLKDAEKELYPGCKEVTKLSFIVKLYQIKCLCGLSNRACDLILQLFSEVLPKGHCIPNTLAKVQKVIRDLGLDYQKIDACVNDCVLFRKEYAQLESCPICNASRWKTAPSNDPNEAPPSSKEKKPVPQKVLRYFPLTPRLQRLFMTEATSSYMQWHKKDRVDDKTMRHPADSLAWKHVDNLYSDTFAKDARNVRLGLASDGFNPFGLMSISHTTWPVILIPYNLPPWLCMKQPYWIMSMIIPGPKSAGNNIDVYLQPLIDELKDLWVNGANTYDAAEKKDFQMYACLLWTINDFPAYAMLCGWSTKGKLACPYCHKYTDYLWLKFGRKHCYMGHRRFLPRNHKWRRNKSLFNNKTEHRDAPVPLSGAEVVQQHQSFEQVTFGRTNKRKRDDNNSWHNWRKKSIFFQLPYWKELLVRHNLDVMHIEKNICDSILGTLLEMDGKSKDSLKARLDLQDMKIRKDQHPEVGKHKYELPKACYALTKEEKRMLCRFLQSVKMPDGYASNIKRCVDLEKCKVFGLKTHDCHVIFQKLLPIALRNLLPEKVVIPLLELSQFFSDLCSKELKEEDLVKLSKKIPETLCQLEMIFPPAFFDIMMHLPIHLAEEARLGGPVLYRWMYPIERYLRTLKGYVRNKAQPEGSIAEGYILEECMTFCSRFLDDTHTKLNQPERHEGAAINQPAPEIDIISPVDYSKKGFTYEPLSFAEMNQIRHYIITNCKETKTWVSEHLEELGSNNSRNAEKKHKEELQISIMMGKNAHIEKDLGTQNSGVIVKGDESTGHIDYYGVIQKIICLDFGIDKEVVLFQCDWFDVPPPDRNQSRGYKKNIYGNVDVDTTQLRFKDEPYILGIQAEQVFYVRDVKKPNWVTVVKMNPRNLFAPSALNGEDLAEADADILDLGVGETTVPDITEEITSWRRSGVEGASSDVSVIQSIKPIEYEEIQVESDDDVEDDETYINDGHVAPLVQEDSDDDQGFFV